A single window of Vallitalea okinawensis DNA harbors:
- a CDS encoding VOC family protein: MITKYHCVNISSKNPEALVKFYNDKLGLPILEPDENYDGVSLGFIEDTPAIVIWDENKWGKSSEGKVNFVFSCDDLDQTYTELKEKGVILEPPTIAVWGGKELPFLDLDGNKILLLED; encoded by the coding sequence ATGATTACGAAGTATCATTGTGTTAATATTTCTTCCAAGAACCCTGAAGCCTTGGTAAAATTCTATAATGACAAATTAGGGTTGCCTATATTAGAACCTGATGAAAATTATGATGGTGTTTCTCTAGGATTTATCGAAGATACTCCAGCTATAGTTATTTGGGATGAGAACAAATGGGGTAAATCAAGCGAAGGAAAAGTCAACTTTGTATTCTCATGCGATGATTTAGATCAAACATATACTGAATTAAAAGAAAAAGGAGTGATTTTAGAACCACCTACAATAGCAGTGTGGGGAGGTAAAGAACTTCCTTTCCTTGATTTGGACGGCAATAAGATTTTACTTTTAGAGGACTAA
- a CDS encoding MerR family transcriptional regulator: MNSVQKISDVAKKFDITSRTLRYYEEIGLIESIRVGEAGYRSYDDEAIHRLQQIILLRKLQLPIKDIQKIFSSQEMSDLINVFEKQLEKINEDVHALSVLGWYIKEFLTLLREKGYTRANGLGLLIEKSQELETKQMDKSDKVMIAESLKVDYMEELNMANDNISKIEDVRLIHVKPMRVAWYQVEKSSTPEDEAWDEMIKWVKEQGLDQLFTTRYFGFNNPCPEEGDTEYGYEVWATVDENVKASGKIKIKTFEGGIYAVSNTRGVTGDMIPSVWKNLHEWLTESKYSQGDHQWLEEHLTSIPSKQEERFFSHIDIYYPIKEQ, encoded by the coding sequence ATGAATTCAGTACAAAAGATTAGTGATGTTGCAAAAAAATTCGATATAACCAGTAGAACATTACGCTATTATGAAGAAATAGGTTTAATAGAGAGTATCCGGGTAGGAGAAGCTGGCTATCGTTCTTATGACGATGAAGCTATACATCGACTACAGCAAATCATACTCCTTAGAAAGTTACAACTACCTATAAAAGATATTCAGAAGATATTCTCATCACAGGAAATGTCAGATCTTATTAATGTCTTTGAAAAGCAATTGGAAAAGATTAATGAGGATGTCCATGCATTAAGTGTTCTTGGATGGTATATAAAAGAGTTTTTGACGTTATTAAGAGAAAAAGGTTACACTCGTGCAAATGGTTTAGGACTGCTAATAGAAAAATCACAAGAACTAGAAACAAAACAAATGGATAAAAGTGATAAAGTGATGATAGCTGAATCACTGAAAGTCGATTATATGGAGGAATTAAATATGGCAAATGATAATATTTCAAAGATAGAAGATGTGCGTCTCATTCATGTAAAACCTATGAGAGTAGCTTGGTATCAAGTAGAAAAAAGCAGTACACCTGAGGATGAAGCATGGGATGAAATGATTAAATGGGTTAAGGAGCAGGGGCTGGATCAACTATTTACAACACGTTATTTTGGGTTTAATAATCCATGCCCAGAAGAAGGCGATACGGAGTATGGTTATGAAGTATGGGCCACAGTGGATGAAAACGTGAAAGCTTCAGGAAAAATAAAGATTAAAACTTTTGAAGGGGGTATATATGCCGTAAGTAATACAAGAGGTGTTACAGGTGATATGATACCTTCAGTATGGAAGAATCTTCATGAGTGGTTGACCGAAAGTAAGTATTCCCAAGGAGATCATCAATGGTTAGAAGAGCATCTAACAAGTATTCCTTCTAAGCAAGAGGAAAGATTCTTTTCTCATATCGATATATACTATCCAATTAAAGAACAATAA
- a CDS encoding metallophosphoesterase family protein, giving the protein MAQVKFAVFTDLHYEHIPDGHRRIENFINNIRNEDLDFIIQLGDFCSPKEENQVLLDMLYSVGKPLYHLMGNHDSDLFTKEEVMQFLDMDSSYYSFTYGNVKFIVLDTCFIKTDKGYEPYCRRNYNKTKDTYPIVPEDELMWLEDQVNDSSEYFVIFSHHSFENEFAKRGVHNRNEVRDLINSVNQTGKRVLLCVNGHDHGDSLEKIGQTYYLGMNSMSYIWLGPQYEHFCYSDEIHKQYPYLKDIVLYDEGLYGIITITEKGGIDIQGMNGDYQNISPKELGVEDVWNGRIVLPLISSFHLESIV; this is encoded by the coding sequence ATGGCTCAAGTTAAATTTGCAGTATTCACTGACTTGCACTATGAACATATTCCTGATGGGCATCGAAGAATTGAAAACTTCATAAACAATATCAGAAATGAAGATCTAGATTTCATTATTCAACTAGGAGATTTCTGTAGTCCGAAGGAAGAAAATCAAGTGCTGCTGGATATGCTTTATAGTGTAGGAAAACCACTGTATCATTTAATGGGCAACCATGATTCAGATTTATTTACTAAGGAAGAAGTTATGCAATTTTTAGATATGGATAGTAGCTACTATTCATTTACATATGGTAATGTTAAGTTTATTGTATTAGACACCTGCTTCATTAAGACAGACAAAGGATACGAACCTTATTGTAGAAGAAATTATAATAAGACCAAAGATACATATCCAATTGTCCCAGAGGATGAGCTAATGTGGTTAGAAGATCAAGTAAACGATAGTAGTGAGTATTTCGTTATTTTCTCACATCATAGCTTTGAAAATGAGTTTGCAAAAAGAGGTGTACATAATAGAAATGAAGTCAGAGATCTAATTAATAGCGTAAATCAAACAGGAAAACGAGTGCTTTTATGTGTGAATGGACATGATCATGGTGATTCCCTTGAAAAAATTGGACAAACATATTATTTGGGTATGAATTCAATGTCATATATATGGCTAGGACCACAATATGAGCATTTTTGTTACTCTGATGAAATACATAAACAATATCCCTATCTAAAGGATATTGTTTTATATGATGAAGGGTTATATGGCATCATTACGATAACTGAAAAGGGTGGTATTGACATACAAGGTATGAATGGAGATTATCAAAACATATCACCAAAAGAGTTGGGTGTTGAAGATGTGTGGAATGGACGTATAGTACTACCTCTTATATCTTCATTCCATTTAGAGTCAATAGTTTAG
- the dnaX gene encoding DNA polymerase III subunit gamma/tau produces the protein MGYLALYRKWRPKTFEDVIGQDHIVKTLKNQINASRIGHAYLFCGTRGTGKTSTAKIFAKALNCEALVDGEPCNQCEACYAANAGQGINVIEIDAASNNSVDNIREIREEVKYTPTKGRYKVYIIDEVHMLSVGAFNALLKTLEEPPEHVIFILATTEPHKILPTILSRCQRYDFKRIGVSEIASQISDYMGQEGTDVEEQAIKYIATLADGSMRDALSILDQCIAFYLDQTITMDMVLELLGAVDQGVFFDMTEALVAKDSLKAIQLIDKVIADGRDINQFVLHLIKHLRNLLVIQSTNGHGDILDLSEENVKRLMDQATQVSYHDLTRFLSTLSSIESALKYATQKRILLEINIIKLCQVETDQSFDGLMVRIKALEEKIQKGVQVVAAPAGQKQPKTEIIKPTKKPKAVPDEVKQAAKKWTGVKERIAKANPSMLVVLDHLTAGYISDDILYLVCQTKVQEDILKEDENRRLNEINETYEEVFGKRFNIRPINQQEYDRLYATYYGNTTEEQAEPDNEEDQIKKIMEKVDFPIEVQ, from the coding sequence ATGGGATATTTAGCCTTATATCGTAAGTGGAGACCTAAAACATTTGAAGATGTCATCGGTCAAGATCACATTGTAAAAACATTAAAAAATCAAATTAATGCAAGTCGTATTGGACATGCCTATCTGTTCTGCGGTACAAGGGGAACAGGTAAGACCTCAACAGCGAAGATCTTTGCAAAAGCTTTGAATTGTGAAGCCTTAGTTGATGGTGAGCCATGTAATCAATGCGAAGCTTGTTATGCTGCAAATGCAGGTCAAGGAATAAATGTTATTGAAATAGATGCAGCGTCCAATAATAGTGTTGATAATATTCGTGAGATTCGTGAAGAAGTCAAGTATACTCCAACAAAGGGAAGATATAAAGTCTATATAATAGATGAGGTGCATATGCTTTCAGTAGGAGCTTTTAATGCATTACTTAAGACATTAGAAGAACCACCAGAGCATGTTATTTTCATCTTAGCAACAACAGAACCTCATAAAATTTTACCGACCATTCTTTCCAGATGTCAACGTTACGACTTTAAGCGTATTGGTGTCAGCGAAATTGCGTCACAAATCAGCGATTATATGGGACAAGAAGGCACAGACGTTGAAGAACAAGCTATTAAATATATAGCAACCTTAGCTGATGGATCTATGAGGGATGCTTTAAGTATTTTGGATCAATGTATAGCTTTTTACTTGGATCAAACCATAACCATGGACATGGTTCTCGAATTACTAGGAGCAGTGGATCAGGGTGTATTCTTTGATATGACGGAAGCTCTTGTAGCAAAAGACAGTTTAAAAGCTATTCAGCTTATTGATAAAGTTATTGCTGACGGAAGGGACATTAATCAATTTGTTTTACATTTGATTAAACATCTTAGAAATCTTCTTGTTATTCAATCGACAAATGGACATGGGGATATCTTGGATTTATCTGAAGAGAATGTTAAGCGTTTAATGGACCAAGCAACTCAGGTATCTTACCATGATTTAACACGATTTTTAAGCACGTTATCTAGTATTGAGAGTGCTTTGAAATATGCCACACAAAAAAGAATACTACTTGAAATTAATATCATTAAGTTATGTCAAGTAGAAACAGACCAATCCTTTGATGGACTTATGGTGCGCATTAAAGCTTTAGAAGAAAAAATTCAAAAGGGTGTTCAAGTAGTCGCTGCACCAGCGGGACAAAAACAACCAAAAACTGAGATAATAAAGCCGACTAAAAAACCAAAGGCTGTTCCAGATGAAGTTAAACAAGCTGCAAAGAAATGGACAGGTGTTAAAGAACGAATAGCAAAAGCTAATCCATCTATGCTGGTAGTATTAGATCATCTAACAGCCGGTTATATATCAGACGATATTCTATATTTAGTGTGTCAAACAAAGGTACAAGAAGATATACTAAAAGAAGATGAAAATCGTCGATTGAATGAAATCAATGAAACTTATGAAGAGGTTTTTGGTAAACGGTTCAATATCCGCCCTATCAATCAACAAGAATATGATAGGTTATACGCTACTTATTATGGTAACACTACAGAAGAACAAGCGGAACCAGATAATGAAGAAGATCAAATTAAAAAGATTATGGAAAAAGTTGATTTTCCAATTGAAGTTCAATAA
- a CDS encoding AAA family ATPase translates to MIYLNYFTFPDEDMESDFIYNIKRTCYDSYYPFKILSAHGLERIDFNPITILYGGNGSGKSTALNIIAEKISLRRDSVYNKSNFFPDYVNMCKMSLDADVTENSRIITSDDVFDYMLNIRNLNEGIDLKREELFEEYLDTKYSNFQLESIADYEQLKKVNNVRRKTQSRFVRSELMDNVREYSNGESAYRYFTESIGENGLYLLDEPENSLSPNRQIELKSFIEDSIRFFGCQFIISTHSPFLLAMRGAKIYDLDEAPVDIKRWTELDNVRKYYEFFKLHDNEF, encoded by the coding sequence ATGATTTATTTAAATTATTTCACATTTCCTGATGAAGATATGGAATCCGACTTTATATATAATATAAAGAGAACATGCTATGACTCTTATTATCCATTTAAGATATTATCAGCCCATGGTCTTGAGAGAATTGATTTTAATCCTATTACTATTTTATATGGTGGAAATGGTTCGGGAAAATCAACAGCACTAAATATTATAGCAGAAAAAATAAGCCTCAGGCGCGATTCAGTCTATAATAAATCTAATTTCTTTCCTGACTATGTCAATATGTGCAAGATGTCTCTTGATGCTGACGTTACAGAAAATAGCAGAATTATCACAAGTGATGATGTATTTGACTATATGTTGAATATACGTAACCTAAACGAGGGGATTGACTTAAAAAGAGAAGAACTTTTTGAAGAATATTTGGACACGAAATATTCTAATTTTCAACTAGAGTCGATTGCAGATTATGAACAATTAAAAAAAGTAAATAATGTTAGACGTAAAACACAGTCAAGATTCGTGAGAAGTGAATTGATGGATAATGTAAGGGAATATTCTAATGGAGAAAGTGCATACAGATATTTTACTGAAAGTATTGGTGAAAATGGACTTTATCTATTGGATGAGCCTGAGAACAGTCTTTCTCCAAATCGTCAGATAGAATTAAAGAGTTTTATTGAGGACTCTATACGTTTTTTTGGATGTCAATTTATTATATCTACTCATTCACCGTTTCTTCTTGCCATGCGAGGAGCAAAAATATATGACCTCGATGAAGCTCCAGTTGATATAAAACGATGGACAGAATTAGATAACGTACGTAAATACTATGAATTCTTTAAATTACATGATAATGAATTTTAA
- the tadA gene encoding tRNA adenosine(34) deaminase TadA, with the protein MDQQHEYYMEIAYDLAKQAYQEDEVPIGAVIVYHDEVIGKGYNQRNGKKSTLAHAEIQAINEASQYIGDWRLEECTMYITLEPCPMCAGAIVQARIPQVVMACRNPKAGCAGSIVNLLQEPKFNHQVEVMEGVLEEPCSQLLKQFFKAMRQQQKHKKNK; encoded by the coding sequence ATGGACCAACAACATGAATACTATATGGAAATAGCATATGATTTAGCTAAGCAGGCATACCAAGAAGATGAGGTTCCAATTGGAGCAGTAATCGTTTACCATGATGAGGTCATTGGGAAGGGTTATAATCAAAGAAACGGCAAAAAGAGTACCTTAGCCCATGCTGAGATTCAAGCTATTAATGAAGCATCACAGTATATAGGGGATTGGCGATTAGAAGAATGTACGATGTATATCACTTTAGAGCCTTGTCCTATGTGTGCAGGTGCTATTGTTCAAGCCCGAATACCTCAAGTTGTCATGGCTTGTCGAAATCCAAAGGCTGGGTGTGCAGGTTCCATTGTTAATTTACTCCAAGAACCTAAGTTTAACCATCAAGTAGAGGTCATGGAAGGTGTTTTAGAAGAGCCCTGTAGTCAGCTATTGAAGCAATTTTTTAAAGCAATGCGGCAGCAGCAAAAACACAAAAAAAACAAATAG
- a CDS encoding helix-turn-helix domain-containing protein, giving the protein MVYFEITQEIIDYIEKNLYENIELDAIAKRTHFSLMQVYRIFSLVTGMTLKEYIRTRRMTKALLDIKYSKESILNIALRSGYTTHESFSRAFVKLFGILPNEYRKASITINPASKPEIMKNFLHKASHEATNTGLYEKKIIDIFFVTKPAMKFIGKVNGDHLPPEKFYDDCIEQGIEKSFAKIQDSLFCCGACLNQPNPYDMHMFCMAVPIDYDGLIPDNLEKFDIQASEYAVFYCNSYPIEEHGSVIKSAWDSVASFNPENYGYLSNMEKAPIIEIDDELGYFLHIPVQKRENEKEGDFTCHIQKV; this is encoded by the coding sequence ATGGTTTACTTTGAGATCACCCAGGAGATTATTGATTATATTGAGAAAAACCTATATGAGAATATAGAGCTTGATGCCATTGCTAAGCGAACTCATTTCTCACTTATGCAGGTTTATAGAATATTCAGCTTAGTTACGGGTATGACACTTAAGGAATATATAAGAACACGACGAATGACCAAAGCTCTATTGGACATAAAGTATTCAAAGGAGTCTATCCTCAATATTGCGTTAAGGAGCGGCTATACTACCCACGAATCCTTTTCGAGAGCCTTTGTTAAGCTATTTGGAATTCTACCTAATGAATATAGGAAAGCTTCCATTACTATAAATCCAGCATCTAAACCAGAAATAATGAAGAACTTTCTACATAAGGCTTCTCACGAAGCTACAAATACAGGCTTGTATGAGAAGAAAATAATCGATATCTTTTTTGTTACCAAACCAGCTATGAAATTCATAGGGAAGGTGAATGGAGATCATCTTCCACCAGAAAAATTCTATGATGATTGTATAGAGCAAGGAATAGAGAAAAGCTTCGCTAAAATACAAGATAGTCTTTTTTGCTGTGGCGCTTGTCTCAACCAGCCAAACCCATATGATATGCACATGTTCTGTATGGCTGTACCTATTGACTATGATGGTTTGATACCTGATAACCTGGAGAAATTTGATATTCAAGCTTCTGAATATGCTGTTTTCTACTGTAACTCGTACCCAATCGAGGAGCATGGGAGTGTCATTAAGTCAGCTTGGGATTCTGTTGCTTCATTTAACCCAGAAAACTATGGTTATTTATCTAATATGGAAAAGGCACCGATTATAGAAATTGATGATGAACTTGGGTATTTTCTACATATACCAGTTCAAAAAAGAGAGAATGAAAAGGAGGGGGATTTTACATGCCATATCCAGAAAGTTTAA
- a CDS encoding AraC family transcriptional regulator yields the protein MEWLNRMNAAIDYIEDHMTDECDYKQVARIACCPNYHFQRMFTFMAEIPLSEYIRRRRLTLAAFELQQSSKSVIEIAQKYGYESHSAFTRAFNKLHGTTPIAVRKNGARLKAYPKMSFQLSIIGGAEMDYRIEKLDEFSAVGIKHRVDTQKAFSSVPGIWLELSQNGMAAKLLDLANRNSSKSFDGVLGILSDGGWGRNDEFLYYTAVSHEADPPGDMEKVDFPESQWAVFEASSIADLPKVWKRLYTDWIPTSGYSLADLPAIECYYPPGHQPQNELWIPIVSKRNMV from the coding sequence GTGGAATGGCTTAATAGAATGAATGCAGCGATCGATTATATTGAAGATCATATGACAGATGAATGTGATTATAAGCAAGTGGCCAGAATTGCTTGTTGTCCTAATTATCATTTTCAACGTATGTTTACATTCATGGCTGAGATACCACTTTCTGAGTATATTAGGCGTAGGCGTTTAACGCTGGCTGCATTTGAACTACAGCAAAGCAGCAAAAGTGTTATTGAAATTGCTCAGAAATACGGCTATGAATCCCATTCAGCATTTACGCGTGCATTTAATAAGCTGCATGGGACCACGCCAATTGCTGTGCGAAAGAATGGAGCAAGACTAAAAGCCTATCCAAAGATGTCCTTTCAGCTATCAATTATAGGAGGAGCAGAAATGGACTATAGAATTGAGAAACTAGATGAGTTCTCGGCTGTAGGTATTAAACATCGTGTTGACACACAAAAAGCCTTTAGTTCAGTACCAGGAATTTGGTTAGAACTTAGTCAAAATGGTATGGCGGCGAAGTTATTAGATCTAGCAAACAGGAACTCTAGTAAATCCTTTGATGGTGTTTTGGGAATCTTATCTGATGGAGGCTGGGGGAGAAATGATGAATTTCTTTATTACACAGCTGTGTCCCATGAAGCAGATCCACCTGGAGATATGGAAAAAGTAGATTTTCCTGAAAGTCAATGGGCAGTCTTTGAGGCTAGTTCTATTGCTGATCTGCCAAAAGTTTGGAAGAGATTATATACAGACTGGATTCCAACTTCAGGCTACTCTTTGGCTGATTTACCTGCAATAGAATGTTATTACCCTCCAGGACATCAACCTCAAAATGAGCTATGGATACCAATTGTGAGTAAAAGAAATATGGTGTAA
- a CDS encoding YbaB/EbfC family nucleoid-associated protein, with amino-acid sequence MARKGGFPGGMPGNMNNLMKQAQKMQKKMADMQEELDAKVVEATAGGGAVKVKVTGKKELVGVELAEEVVDPDDIEMLQDLIIAAVNEAMRQADEMVNGEMSKITGGMNLPGGLF; translated from the coding sequence ATGGCTAGAAAAGGTGGATTCCCTGGAGGTATGCCAGGTAACATGAATAACTTAATGAAACAAGCACAAAAGATGCAAAAGAAAATGGCTGATATGCAAGAAGAGTTAGATGCAAAAGTTGTAGAAGCAACTGCTGGCGGTGGTGCTGTTAAAGTAAAAGTAACAGGTAAAAAAGAACTTGTTGGTGTTGAACTTGCTGAAGAAGTTGTTGATCCAGATGATATTGAAATGCTTCAAGATTTAATCATTGCGGCAGTTAATGAAGCAATGCGCCAAGCTGATGAAATGGTTAACGGCGAAATGTCAAAAATAACAGGTGGAATGAACTTACCTGGAGGCTTATTTTAA
- the fucU gene encoding L-fucose mutarotase: MLKGIPSILSPELLKILMEMGHGDEIVIADGNFPSESMGQRVVRLDGHGVPEILDAILKFLPLDTYSVKQVALMKVVKGDPTVPVIWDTYKEVIKKNEGDKAIEEVERFAFYDRAKEAYAVVATGETALYANIILKKGVVVE; this comes from the coding sequence ATGTTAAAAGGAATTCCAAGTATATTATCACCTGAACTACTAAAAATCTTAATGGAAATGGGACATGGTGACGAGATTGTTATTGCAGATGGTAACTTTCCATCAGAATCTATGGGACAACGAGTTGTTCGATTAGATGGCCATGGTGTTCCAGAAATTTTAGATGCCATATTAAAGTTCTTACCACTAGATACATACTCAGTAAAGCAAGTTGCTTTAATGAAAGTAGTTAAAGGTGATCCTACTGTACCCGTTATATGGGATACTTATAAGGAAGTCATTAAGAAGAATGAAGGCGATAAAGCGATCGAAGAGGTTGAGAGGTTTGCTTTCTATGACCGTGCAAAAGAAGCTTATGCAGTGGTTGCAACAGGAGAGACAGCATTATATGCTAACATTATTCTAAAAAAAGGTGTCGTCGTTGAATAA
- the recR gene encoding recombination mediator RecR, whose amino-acid sequence MNYYGNPITNLIDELARLPGVGRKTAQRLAFYIIDQPEEQVDRLSSAIKEAKSKVRYCKKCCTLTDSDLCPICASPKRNDSIIMVVEDPRDMAAYERTNQFEGLYHILHGAISPMAGIGPSDLKIKELITRIGTEGINEVIIATNPNVEGEATAMYIAKLLKPLGTKVTRIANGVPVGGDLEYIDEVTLSRALEGRVEL is encoded by the coding sequence ATGAACTATTATGGGAATCCCATAACTAATCTCATTGATGAATTAGCAAGATTACCTGGTGTTGGACGAAAGACTGCTCAAAGATTGGCTTTTTATATTATAGATCAACCTGAAGAGCAAGTAGATCGCCTATCATCAGCTATAAAAGAAGCAAAGAGTAAAGTAAGGTATTGCAAAAAATGCTGTACCTTAACAGATTCTGACCTCTGCCCGATATGTGCATCACCCAAAAGGAATGATTCCATTATTATGGTCGTTGAAGATCCAAGAGATATGGCTGCTTATGAACGAACCAATCAGTTCGAAGGACTATATCATATACTACATGGAGCAATTTCTCCCATGGCAGGGATAGGACCTTCTGATCTTAAGATCAAGGAACTTATTACCCGCATAGGTACAGAAGGCATTAATGAGGTCATTATAGCAACGAACCCTAATGTAGAAGGTGAAGCAACAGCTATGTACATAGCAAAGCTTCTAAAACCTTTAGGTACAAAAGTTACCCGAATAGCTAACGGAGTACCTGTCGGTGGTGATCTCGAATACATCGATGAAGTAACTCTATCGCGTGCATTAGAGGGAAGAGTTGAGTTATAA
- a CDS encoding GyrI-like domain-containing protein, which translates to MATLSKIEFVQFGPYKIVGKEMRTKIVEVNPIYQTEYQTIPSLWQQCFSDGTYDVLLNMRDYIPREISSNFVGYMRDFCEEDGTFTYLVGMFMNTDIPVPEGYSSYDIPAGTIAKAWIEGEEYDIYPNTYRLTVDAVKQNGYDVDWSNYYSCEVYTEQRFGIPKNNGQKTVILDYYLPVIK; encoded by the coding sequence ATGGCTACACTTAGCAAAATAGAGTTTGTCCAATTTGGACCATACAAGATTGTTGGAAAAGAAATGAGAACAAAAATTGTAGAAGTAAATCCTATCTATCAAACAGAGTATCAAACAATACCATCCCTATGGCAACAATGCTTCTCTGATGGAACTTATGATGTACTTTTAAATATGAGGGATTATATACCTAGAGAGATCTCAAGTAATTTTGTAGGGTATATGAGAGATTTCTGTGAAGAAGATGGCACTTTCACATACCTAGTAGGGATGTTTATGAATACCGATATACCGGTACCAGAAGGTTATAGTTCCTATGATATTCCTGCTGGTACTATTGCAAAAGCTTGGATTGAAGGAGAAGAGTATGATATCTATCCTAACACTTATCGATTGACTGTTGATGCTGTAAAGCAAAATGGCTATGACGTTGATTGGTCAAATTATTATTCATGTGAGGTCTATACCGAGCAGAGGTTTGGAATACCAAAAAATAATGGACAAAAAACAGTGATACTGGACTATTACTTACCAGTCATAAAATAG
- a CDS encoding AraC family transcriptional regulator codes for MDWIKKMKCALDYVEDNLAGEIDMNVVAQKACCSSYNFQRMFSFITDVSLAEYIRRRRLTLAAFEIQNSDIKVIDVAMKYGYESPVSFARAFQALHGITPSMARKDGAKLKAYPCISFQISIKGEKEMDYRIEKKDSFEVFGIEALVSTVGDTNYLTQPGQLWTQCHQNGSYERLYKDAGKLPSFIGEDLCKIHGVMNYRKADHHTFPYMLCSFVNDESNTEGYTKVKIPAQTWAIFPSPKTTWDKISSVFGSLNKRFYTEWLPTSDYEKAEGPELEIYGGTEDVAYVELWIPVIKK; via the coding sequence ATGGATTGGATAAAGAAAATGAAATGCGCATTAGATTATGTTGAGGATAATCTAGCAGGTGAAATTGATATGAACGTTGTTGCACAAAAAGCATGTTGTTCATCTTATAATTTTCAAAGGATGTTTTCATTCATAACAGATGTATCCCTAGCCGAATATATAAGGCGTAGAAGATTAACATTAGCAGCCTTTGAGATTCAAAACAGTGATATTAAAGTAATAGATGTAGCTATGAAGTACGGTTATGAATCACCTGTTTCATTTGCAAGAGCATTTCAAGCACTTCATGGTATAACACCATCAATGGCGCGCAAAGATGGTGCTAAGCTTAAAGCCTATCCATGTATATCCTTTCAAATTTCGATTAAAGGAGAAAAAGAAATGGATTACAGAATCGAAAAGAAAGATTCCTTTGAGGTATTTGGTATTGAAGCATTAGTCTCAACAGTAGGTGATACGAACTATTTAACTCAGCCAGGGCAATTATGGACCCAGTGTCATCAAAATGGTTCCTATGAAAGACTTTATAAGGATGCTGGGAAGTTACCTTCATTTATTGGTGAGGATCTATGTAAAATTCATGGGGTAATGAATTATAGAAAAGCCGATCATCATACATTCCCCTATATGTTATGCTCCTTTGTTAATGATGAAAGTAATACAGAAGGTTATACGAAAGTCAAAATACCTGCCCAAACATGGGCTATTTTCCCATCGCCAAAAACTACTTGGGATAAAATAAGTAGCGTATTTGGAAGTCTTAATAAACGTTTCTACACAGAATGGCTTCCAACTTCAGATTATGAGAAGGCTGAGGGACCTGAATTAGAAATCTATGGTGGTACCGAGGATGTAGCTTATGTAGAGTTATGGATACCGGTTATAAAGAAATAA